Proteins found in one Sporosarcina jeotgali genomic segment:
- a CDS encoding DUF488 domain-containing protein has translation MNICTIGHYSHTKDEFLELLKEAEIEVLVDVRAFPGSRKFPWFAKDKMAEWLPEAGIDYMHIEELGGRRPPSQLVSPLINEGWQNQSFHNYADYTLSHCYQDGVKKLTEIASENRTAYCCSERHPARCHRLIISNWLAVRGWDVIHIVPKSDGSGEWVSHELGKWGAMPIVEEDETVVYPKLD, from the coding sequence ATGAACATCTGCACAATCGGTCACTATTCCCATACAAAAGATGAGTTCCTCGAGCTGTTGAAAGAAGCTGAAATTGAAGTGCTTGTTGATGTGCGAGCTTTTCCAGGAAGCCGGAAGTTCCCTTGGTTTGCGAAAGACAAAATGGCGGAATGGCTGCCTGAAGCTGGAATTGACTACATGCATATCGAGGAACTTGGCGGAAGACGTCCGCCTTCTCAACTTGTCTCGCCATTAATAAACGAAGGCTGGCAGAACCAATCGTTCCATAACTACGCAGATTATACATTGTCGCATTGCTATCAAGATGGCGTGAAAAAGTTAACTGAAATTGCTTCTGAAAACCGTACTGCGTATTGCTGCTCTGAACGGCATCCCGCACGGTGTCATCGATTGATTATTAGCAACTGGCTTGCAGTCCGTGGGTGGGATGTCATCCACATTGTTCCGAAGAGTGATGGCTCTGGGGAATGGGTATCTCATGAACTTGGGAAGTGGGGAGCCATGCCAATCGTAGAGGAAGATGAAACCGTTGTGTATCCAAAATTAGATTAA
- a CDS encoding PepSY domain-containing protein codes for MTNQNWAEPNSYWANHWQNPQYRMISMEEAMVIALRQVPGNVVKAELEYDHGAVIYEIEVRANNGQKYEVKVDAITGNVLRVKLD; via the coding sequence TTGACAAATCAGAATTGGGCGGAGCCGAATTCCTACTGGGCAAATCATTGGCAAAATCCTCAATACCGTATGATTTCTATGGAGGAAGCAATGGTGATTGCCCTGCGGCAAGTGCCAGGGAATGTAGTTAAAGCAGAATTGGAATATGATCATGGTGCAGTCATCTATGAAATTGAAGTCCGGGCCAATAATGGTCAAAAGTATGAAGTGAAAGTGGATGCAATCACTGGAAATGTCTTGAGAGTGAAACTTGATTAG
- a CDS encoding PepSY-associated TM helix domain-containing protein, whose translation MKKGTYNRFWRWHFFGALFMAPLLITLTLSGIGYLFYNNVENAAYKDLFFGNSDETYQLTIDEGISLVKQENDGFEVSKIMIMDEPYNTRLTLTSDSGEEKYVFLDKHNEIVGSQNPKFTYANIMRNIHSSLFAGGTVVNYLVELAACWAIFLLFSGLYMTFKSRALKKPKKSTRRLKFKRIHALIGTIITIPMIILIFTGLPWSAFMGNFIYTASQEHPSIGTPLLQQQPPTSDMSEIPWATRKEEAPESEKPDPHANHGGHGNMPGMDMENDGISVEKLMWKVRDEKISKPYSIVYPFSEDGVFTVSKGSNTGVTGMDVSPAEEMTSYFDQYSGDLISKVGYDEYGILAKWFTWGIPLHEGHLFGWPNKIINLVVCLAFLFLIFYGFKMWLSRKRKGNLSAPPKTTSSISIGFIALMVILGVIMPLFGISLLIVLAIEGILYLVTKGKDTSNVN comes from the coding sequence ATGAAAAAAGGTACATATAATCGATTTTGGCGATGGCACTTTTTTGGTGCATTGTTTATGGCTCCGCTTCTGATCACATTGACGCTGAGCGGAATCGGGTACTTGTTTTACAATAATGTAGAAAACGCTGCGTATAAAGATCTTTTCTTCGGTAACAGCGACGAGACATACCAGCTGACGATTGACGAAGGGATTTCTCTTGTCAAACAGGAGAATGATGGATTTGAAGTCTCGAAGATTATGATCATGGACGAGCCTTATAATACGCGGCTGACTCTGACGTCTGATTCGGGTGAAGAGAAATACGTATTCTTAGATAAACACAACGAAATTGTGGGCTCTCAAAATCCAAAGTTTACGTACGCAAATATTATGAGGAATATTCACAGTTCACTCTTTGCGGGTGGAACGGTCGTAAATTACTTAGTTGAATTAGCAGCATGCTGGGCGATCTTCTTACTGTTTTCCGGTCTTTATATGACATTCAAAAGTCGTGCACTTAAGAAACCTAAGAAATCGACACGACGACTAAAATTCAAGAGAATCCATGCGCTTATTGGAACAATCATCACGATTCCAATGATTATCCTCATTTTCACCGGACTTCCCTGGTCTGCGTTCATGGGGAACTTCATATACACTGCATCACAAGAGCACCCTTCAATAGGAACTCCGTTGCTGCAGCAGCAGCCGCCTACTTCCGATATGAGCGAAATTCCTTGGGCAACGCGCAAAGAAGAAGCTCCTGAATCCGAGAAGCCAGACCCTCACGCCAATCATGGCGGGCACGGGAATATGCCTGGAATGGACATGGAGAATGACGGAATCTCAGTTGAAAAGCTGATGTGGAAAGTACGGGATGAGAAGATTTCGAAACCGTATTCAATTGTCTATCCTTTTTCTGAAGATGGCGTGTTCACTGTATCGAAAGGAAGCAATACTGGCGTAACTGGGATGGATGTCAGTCCGGCTGAAGAGATGACTTCTTATTTCGATCAATACAGCGGCGATTTAATCTCCAAAGTGGGATATGACGAGTATGGAATTTTGGCGAAGTGGTTCACTTGGGGAATTCCGCTGCACGAAGGTCACTTGTTCGGCTGGCCGAACAAAATCATTAACTTGGTCGTCTGCCTCGCGTTCTTGTTCCTGATCTTTTACGGATTCAAGATGTGGTTGTCAAGAAAACGAAAAGGGAATCTTTCGGCACCGCCTAAAACGACGAGCAGCATATCCATTGGTTTCATTGCATTAATGGTGATACTAGGTGTCATCATGCCGCTGTTTGGGATTTCACTTCTGATTGTGCTGGCGATAGAAGGGATTTTGTATTTGGTTACTAAAGGTAAAGACACTTCGAACGTAAACTAA
- a CDS encoding EAL domain-containing protein, which translates to MSDPHYIAAANEMCKKAGMDQNELSAPKHFLSTAQFEEKKKAYSEILSVVSFFSNKLLNSLKGTPILVVVSDENGYLLLFEGDESIKAMSDQFGIRLGAQFTLEDTGTNVVSLSLQQMHPISIIGDQHYHSPLHDIACYGTAFHNTDENNLLGSISIMMPIGFQNPLYLSMLAQVVDSIERELLLRKQNRKLNIMNQIMLKRTRNGIVITDENGITTEFNDFAEKISNNSRESVVGRNIFDSPLTGKYFKEVLREGKIFNNEEIKFIDDSGQQVVCLFDAQPIFENDKMIGAFGQFRDISNRYLLQEKYNYLAYHDDLTHLPNRRSIQNTMETIIQDINTGHPRKLALLFIDLDRFKIINDNFGHYYGDELLQRVSERLSRCLGKNDILARMGGDEFIFLLTDFDSPSYVIQKAEEILKLFHDPFLVNHKELYTTASIGVAIYPDTPLSMEKFLVYADNAMYQAKAKGKNQFVVHTSDLSDEMIAESVLEIELRNALDNQEFVLHYQPQIHNVSGALIGFEALIRWEHPRLGLLAPGRFIRLAEENGLITQIGEWVISEACIQNKKWQDAGMAPVKISVNLSTQQFLTRNLISYVEEVLELTALNPKYLVIEITENMAMEYEYSIHVLKELKKLGVGISIDDFGTGYSSLNYLKNFPIDYIKIDKSFVSELMNDVNDAIIVIATITLAHNLQKEVIAEGVETQAQLDFLKHHNCDITQGFFFNKPLPASEIENIYLHH; encoded by the coding sequence ATGTCAGACCCCCACTACATTGCAGCAGCCAATGAAATGTGTAAAAAGGCCGGGATGGATCAAAATGAATTATCTGCCCCGAAGCACTTTTTGAGTACGGCTCAGTTTGAAGAGAAAAAAAAGGCATATAGCGAGATCTTGTCAGTTGTCAGCTTCTTCTCAAATAAGTTATTGAACTCATTAAAAGGGACACCCATTTTAGTCGTCGTTTCCGATGAAAATGGATACCTCCTCTTATTTGAAGGAGATGAAAGCATCAAAGCGATGAGTGATCAATTCGGTATCAGGCTCGGTGCGCAATTCACTTTAGAAGATACAGGAACAAATGTAGTCAGCCTATCCCTGCAGCAGATGCATCCAATCAGCATCATTGGCGATCAGCACTATCATTCGCCTCTCCATGATATCGCGTGTTATGGGACGGCTTTTCACAATACAGATGAAAACAATCTCCTTGGAAGCATTTCAATTATGATGCCGATCGGGTTCCAAAATCCCCTTTACCTTTCTATGCTTGCACAGGTTGTCGATTCAATTGAGCGTGAATTATTGCTTCGTAAGCAGAATCGCAAGCTCAATATTATGAATCAGATTATGTTAAAAAGAACTCGTAATGGGATTGTCATTACAGATGAAAACGGCATTACAACGGAGTTCAATGACTTCGCTGAAAAAATATCTAATAACAGCAGGGAATCCGTTGTCGGCCGGAATATATTCGATTCACCTCTCACTGGAAAGTATTTCAAAGAGGTGCTGCGTGAAGGTAAAATCTTCAACAACGAGGAAATAAAATTCATCGATGATTCTGGGCAGCAAGTCGTGTGCTTATTTGATGCTCAGCCGATTTTTGAGAATGACAAAATGATCGGTGCGTTCGGGCAGTTCAGGGATATATCGAATCGATATTTACTGCAGGAAAAGTATAACTATCTGGCTTACCACGATGATTTAACTCATCTGCCGAACAGAAGATCCATTCAAAATACAATGGAAACCATTATTCAGGACATTAATACGGGACATCCTCGCAAACTGGCTTTGCTATTCATTGACTTAGATCGCTTTAAAATCATTAACGACAACTTCGGACATTATTACGGGGATGAGTTGCTCCAGCGGGTTAGCGAACGTTTATCCCGCTGCCTTGGAAAAAATGACATCCTGGCACGAATGGGCGGCGATGAATTCATTTTCCTTTTAACCGATTTTGACAGTCCAAGCTATGTCATACAAAAAGCAGAAGAAATACTCAAGCTGTTCCACGATCCATTTCTGGTGAATCACAAAGAATTGTACACGACTGCTAGTATTGGAGTTGCGATATATCCGGATACTCCATTATCCATGGAAAAGTTTTTGGTTTATGCGGATAACGCCATGTATCAAGCAAAGGCTAAAGGAAAAAACCAGTTCGTCGTTCATACGAGTGACTTATCTGACGAAATGATTGCTGAATCCGTCTTGGAAATCGAATTGCGCAATGCCCTGGATAACCAAGAATTCGTTTTGCATTATCAACCTCAAATCCATAATGTATCCGGGGCATTAATTGGATTCGAAGCATTGATTCGCTGGGAGCATCCGCGATTAGGATTACTTGCCCCCGGACGTTTCATCAGACTTGCTGAGGAAAATGGGTTAATTACTCAAATTGGTGAATGGGTCATAAGCGAAGCCTGTATTCAGAACAAAAAGTGGCAAGATGCCGGAATGGCACCTGTCAAAATTTCAGTGAACTTGTCGACTCAGCAATTCTTGACTCGAAATCTCATTTCTTACGTAGAAGAAGTGTTGGAGCTCACAGCCCTTAATCCGAAATACCTTGTCATTGAAATCACAGAGAATATGGCGATGGAATACGAATACTCCATCCATGTCCTGAAAGAGTTAAAAAAACTGGGCGTGGGCATAAGTATTGATGATTTTGGAACAGGATACAGCTCACTGAACTATCTTAAAAACTTCCCGATTGATTATATTAAAATCGACAAATCATTTGTCAGTGAACTGATGAACGATGTGAATGATGCCATTATTGTGATTGCTACAATTACACTCGCGCACAATCTTCAAAAAGAAGTGATTGCTGAAGGTGTTGAAACTCAAGCACAGCTGGACTTCCTAAAACATCATAATTGCGATATCACACAAGGCTTTTTCTTCAATAAGCCACTGCCTGCTTCTGAAATTGAGAACATCTACTTGCACCACTAA
- a CDS encoding NADP-dependent oxidoreductase codes for MTSLKNRQIQLAYRPEGKPQSSDFELVETEVPELKDGEILIQTLYLSVDPGMRNMMKDKKSYTSPFGLHEVLTGRSVGKVIESKNKNFAEGDAVFERLGWQDYSVSNGEETKKIDLEIAPASAYLGVLGVPGLVAYFGFTEIALPEKGETVVVSGASGAVGMNAGQIAKIHGCRVVGIAGSDEKNRFLTEELGFDAAINYKTTKDMKAALEKACPDGIDIYFDNVGGEITDAALQLINYHARVVISGQTSQYNDEKPDEGPRFLNQLVTKSAMIKGFVVYDYEDKNDEAIEQMAKWIQEGKLKYKENIVEGLENAPQAFIDLFDSKSFGKQVVKVSE; via the coding sequence ATGACATCATTAAAAAATAGACAGATCCAATTAGCTTATCGACCTGAGGGCAAACCGCAGTCGAGTGATTTTGAATTAGTAGAAACCGAAGTACCAGAACTGAAAGATGGAGAGATTCTCATACAAACGCTTTACTTATCCGTCGATCCCGGGATGCGGAATATGATGAAAGACAAAAAATCGTACACGTCTCCGTTTGGGTTGCACGAAGTATTGACGGGGAGATCGGTCGGAAAAGTCATTGAGTCCAAAAACAAGAACTTTGCTGAAGGAGATGCAGTTTTTGAACGCCTGGGCTGGCAGGATTATTCAGTATCCAATGGTGAAGAGACAAAGAAAATTGATTTGGAGATTGCGCCAGCTTCTGCATACCTAGGAGTTCTAGGTGTCCCAGGTTTAGTCGCGTATTTCGGATTTACTGAAATTGCGTTGCCTGAAAAAGGGGAGACCGTGGTAGTTTCCGGCGCATCAGGAGCAGTCGGGATGAATGCGGGGCAAATCGCAAAAATTCATGGCTGCCGGGTTGTTGGGATAGCAGGGTCTGATGAAAAAAATCGCTTTCTAACAGAGGAACTCGGGTTTGATGCTGCCATTAATTACAAAACCACAAAAGACATGAAAGCTGCACTTGAGAAAGCGTGTCCAGATGGAATCGACATTTACTTTGACAATGTTGGAGGCGAGATCACGGACGCTGCACTGCAGTTGATCAATTACCATGCACGGGTTGTCATCAGTGGACAAACGTCTCAATATAATGATGAAAAACCAGACGAAGGACCGCGTTTCTTAAACCAATTGGTAACTAAAAGTGCCATGATTAAAGGATTCGTCGTCTATGATTATGAAGACAAAAATGATGAAGCAATTGAACAAATGGCAAAATGGATTCAAGAAGGAAAGTTAAAATACAAAGAAAACATCGTCGAAGGACTAGAAAACGCACCCCAAGCTTTTATAGATTTATTCGATAGTAAAAGTTTTGGAAAACAGGTCGTTAAAGTCTCTGAGTAA
- a CDS encoding carboxymuconolactone decarboxylase family protein encodes METNNRYEKGTQVMEELFSQEVQSGMRHIQEISPDFWDMIVSFGFGDLYGRNALTLVQREYITLTTLLTQGAFDQLKVHIHASLRIGMTQEEIIELIIQCAGYVGFPKAVQAMGIAGEIFKTYEK; translated from the coding sequence ATGGAAACTAACAACCGCTACGAAAAAGGAACACAAGTAATGGAGGAACTTTTTTCACAAGAAGTCCAATCCGGGATGCGGCACATTCAAGAAATTTCACCTGACTTCTGGGATATGATTGTATCTTTCGGATTCGGTGATCTTTATGGGAGGAATGCGTTAACTCTTGTGCAGCGCGAATATATCACTTTGACAACACTTCTAACACAAGGTGCATTTGACCAGTTAAAAGTCCATATCCATGCTTCCTTGAGAATCGGAATGACTCAAGAAGAAATTATTGAACTTATCATCCAGTGTGCAGGGTATGTTGGATTCCCAAAGGCTGTTCAGGCGATGGGCATCGCGGGTGAAATCTTCAAGACCTATGAAAAGTAA
- a CDS encoding thiamine pyrophosphate-binding protein — protein MKKVSTVLVENFKHWGIHHVFGIPGKAISPILFELLRYELEFVLSKHEGAAGYEAAGYSLMNETIGVAIGTSGPGGTNLLSAAGQAKASNIPLLLLTGHPSMKDTGKAMGQDSSIFGTDLTAMFQSVTKFSARVERGDLLKPYLQHALEKAISAVKGPVHLSVPFDILLEEIEPFLLEFPRSQELISLHTGEVAKRLSEAKRPLLFLGKGVHSSKSYEEVQHLAEHWKIPVITTPGGKGTFPSNHSLSLGAFGLGGTPEASAYFNDGVDLLIVIGSQLSDMSIAGLTEAMYPEHILHFDYNPTFIGKSIPVETTPILGDIRSNLTTILKDIPQTDSDVFLSKIDLHPLEENATGKRMSAIQVLKAMRNALPEEAIVFGDDGSHSFYGIQHFDIYKPGTFFFDDIFGAMGNGIGYAIGAKLAAPEKLIVCLVGDGCMFMHGTELSTAYNYDSAVLFIVVNNGRLDMVEKGMRKMIGTSIGGIYETPLDTTKFAESMGLEAITCHTPLDIVEAIQRALTTIQKINKPFVIEALVDENEIPPTMGRQ, from the coding sequence ATGAAGAAAGTTTCGACCGTTTTAGTAGAAAACTTTAAACATTGGGGGATTCACCATGTATTCGGTATTCCGGGGAAAGCCATCTCCCCCATTCTTTTCGAACTCTTACGTTATGAACTGGAATTTGTTCTGAGTAAACACGAAGGTGCAGCAGGCTACGAAGCTGCAGGATATTCATTGATGAATGAAACGATCGGGGTAGCAATCGGAACATCCGGACCGGGCGGAACCAACTTGCTTTCCGCCGCAGGTCAGGCGAAAGCCTCTAACATTCCTTTGTTGCTCCTAACCGGTCATCCTTCTATGAAAGATACAGGGAAAGCGATGGGACAAGACTCAAGTATTTTCGGAACGGATCTAACAGCCATGTTTCAATCCGTAACAAAGTTCAGTGCTCGTGTGGAACGGGGTGACCTTTTGAAACCGTACTTGCAGCATGCTCTTGAAAAAGCAATCTCCGCTGTGAAAGGTCCTGTGCATCTCTCCGTTCCATTCGATATTTTACTGGAAGAGATTGAACCGTTTCTACTTGAATTTCCGAGATCTCAAGAACTGATTTCACTGCACACAGGTGAAGTGGCGAAGCGGCTGTCTGAAGCAAAGCGCCCTCTGCTATTCCTCGGAAAAGGTGTTCATTCCAGTAAATCCTACGAAGAAGTACAACATCTTGCGGAGCATTGGAAGATTCCCGTTATTACGACGCCAGGAGGAAAAGGCACATTCCCTTCCAATCACTCACTTTCCCTAGGTGCGTTCGGACTAGGGGGAACTCCTGAAGCATCCGCGTATTTCAATGACGGAGTAGATTTACTTATCGTCATCGGTTCACAACTGAGCGACATGTCGATCGCAGGCTTAACAGAAGCGATGTATCCTGAACACATTCTTCATTTTGACTACAATCCTACATTTATCGGCAAATCGATTCCTGTTGAAACGACTCCGATTCTTGGGGATATCAGATCGAACTTGACGACGATTTTGAAAGACATTCCACAGACAGATAGCGACGTGTTTTTATCAAAAATTGATTTGCATCCATTGGAAGAGAATGCTACTGGGAAGCGCATGTCTGCAATCCAAGTGCTGAAAGCAATGCGGAATGCGCTTCCTGAAGAAGCAATTGTATTCGGAGATGATGGCAGTCATTCGTTCTACGGTATCCAACACTTTGATATTTACAAACCCGGCACGTTCTTCTTTGATGACATCTTTGGTGCAATGGGAAACGGAATCGGATATGCCATCGGGGCAAAACTTGCAGCGCCTGAAAAACTTATTGTCTGCTTAGTTGGGGACGGGTGCATGTTCATGCATGGAACAGAGTTGTCCACTGCCTACAATTACGATTCAGCTGTACTATTCATCGTCGTTAATAACGGCCGGCTGGATATGGTTGAAAAAGGCATGAGGAAAATGATTGGTACATCTATTGGAGGAATCTATGAAACTCCACTTGACACCACTAAATTTGCAGAATCGATGGGACTAGAGGCAATTACTTGCCATACACCCTTAGACATTGTTGAGGCCATCCAAAGAGCACTAACCACAATCCAGAAAATAAATAAGCCATTCGTCATCGAGGCCCTAGTCGATGAAAACGAAATTCCACCTACGATGGGGAGACAATGA